A genomic region of Trifolium pratense cultivar HEN17-A07 linkage group LG3, ARS_RC_1.1, whole genome shotgun sequence contains the following coding sequences:
- the LOC123914634 gene encoding pathogenesis-related protein 1A-like, with amino-acid sequence MKSSNILVILTIFSTCCFICLAQNSPQDYLDAHNKARAEVGVPPLCWDDNLAAYAKNFTESKIESCEITNSGGPYGENIADGSDDMTATDAMNIWVDEKKYYDNATNSCVERPCDHYTKVISRDTLRLGCAKADSPDCMFGWSFFLCCYDPPGN; translated from the coding sequence atgaagtccTCAAATATTCTTGTGATCTTAACAATTTTCTCAACATGTTGTTTCATTTGCTTAGCACAAAACTCCCCTCAAGACTACCTAGACGCGCACAATAAGGCTCGCGCTGAGGTTGGTGTCCCACCACTTTGTTGGGACGACAACCTTGCAGCCTATGCTAAGAACTTTACGGAATCAAAGATCGAAAGCTGTGAAATCACGAACTCCGGTGGGCCTTATGGTGAGAATATTGCGGATGGTTCTGATGATATGACGGCTACGGATGCCATGAATATTTGGGTAGATGAAAAGAAATACTATGACAATGCAACCAACTCGTGTGTTGAACGTCCGTGTGATCATTATACAAAAGTTATTTCCCGTGATACTCTTCGTCTTGGTTGTGCTAAAGCAGATTCGCCAGATTGTATGTTTGGATGgtcattttttctttgttgctaTGATCCACCAGGAAATTAA
- the LOC123918109 gene encoding basic form of pathogenesis-related protein 1-like: protein MNSSNILVILTMLSTCCFICLAQNTPHDYLDVHNKAPAEVGVPPLCWDDTLAAYAMNYSESKIESCEMVHSGGPYGENLEEASDPEMTATDAVNFWPDDKKYYNNATNSCVQDECRHYTQVVWHDTLHLGCDKAHCTKGWTFIICSYDPPGNYVGDRP, encoded by the coding sequence atgaactcCTCAAATATTCTTGTAATCTTAACCATGCTGTCAACGTGCTGTTTCATTTGCTTAGCACAAAACACCCCTCACGACTACCTAGACGTGCACAATAAGGCTCCCGCCGAGGTTGGTGTCCCACCACTCTGTTGGGACGACACCCTTGCAGCCTATGCCATGAACTATTCTGAATCAAAGATCGAAAGTTGTGAAATGGTGCACTCCGGTGGGCCTTATGGCGAGAATCTTGAGGAGGCTTCTGACCCTGAAATGACGGCTACGGATGCCGTGAATTTTTGGCCGGATGATAAGAAATACTATAACAATGCAACGAACTCGTGTGTTCAAGATGAGTGTAGGCATTATACACAAGTTGTTTGGCATGATACTCTTCATCTTGGTTGTGATAAAGCACATTGTACGAAAGGATGGACGTTTATCATTTGTAGCTATGATCCACCAGGAAATTATGTAGGTGATCGACCTTAA
- the LOC123918107 gene encoding probably inactive leucine-rich repeat receptor-like protein kinase At5g48380 codes for MHTELNLRFCICTTRMAFQIKRDILLQIFLCLSMLMTSQSSETDNIKNTLEDKPNDFFQSFKVSLIVGYVFSLSLYCYAVHQSKKEKKNNHLNKAKELVRYICFITSRRKQMVVSQMHKLINFRQIRKERKEISALLERLTSTIWLEELSAATDSFAIDNAIGVGKMGMMYQGNLPNGQLLAVKRLLNSQLFKRQFLLEATILCKYRHKNIVPLFGFCIEGNDRLLAYPYMSNGRLSKWLHPLKSEVVRLKWPQRANIALGIARGLSWLHDLHTVHFNICSQSILLDENFEPKISNFGEAKFMNPNIEDDLGIMFKVNDGKTKKDVYDFGSVLFELITGETYNELTRSCTRTNICGDPSNFYNAIDKSLTGEGFENEVCALLKIACECVKPLPDQRPTMLEVYNNISNVKKGRHGYSDDFDALRGSSEIVSSNSTNEIIEL; via the exons ATGCATACTGAGCTCAA TCTCCGATTTTGTATATGCACTACCAGAATGgcttttcaaataaaaagggATATTCTACTCCAAATCTTCTTGTGCCTCAGTATGTTAATGACAAGTCAGAGTTCTGAAACTGATAATATTAAGAATACATTGGAAGACAAGCCAAACGATTTCTTTCAATCTTTCAAAGTTAGTCTTATTGTTGGTTATGTTTTTTCACTCTCTTTGTACTGTTATGCTGTGCATCAGtcgaagaaggagaagaaaaacAATCATCTAAACAAAGCTAAAGAATTGGTTAGATATATTTGTTTCATCACCAGCAGGAGGAAACAAATGGTAGTTAGTCAGATGCACAAATTGATAAATTTCCGACAGATACGCAAAGAACGCAAAGAG ATCTCAGCTTTATTGGAAAGACTGACCTCAACAATATGGTTAGAAGAACTTTCTGCTGCAACTGACAGTTTTGCTATAGACAATGCCATTGGGGTGGGAAAGATGGGAATGATGTATCAAGGAAACCTACCTAATGGTCAATTACTAGCTGTTAAGAGACTATTAAACTCTCAATTATTTAAAAGGCAATTCCTTTTAGAAGCAACAATTTTGTGCAAGTACAGACACAAAAATATAGTACCCTTATTTGGGTTCTGCATTGAAGGAAATGATAGGCTTTTGGCATATCCGTACATGTCAAATGGAAGGCTTTCCAAATGGTTACATCCTTTGAAAAGTGAAGTTGTGAGATTGAAATGGCCTCAAAGAGCCAACATTGCACTTGGAATAGCAAGAGGGTTATCATGGCTCCATGATTTGCATACAGTGCATTTTAATATATGCTCACAATCTATATTGCTTGATGAGAATTTTGAACCCAAAATATCTAATTTTGGCGAGGCCAAATTTATGAATCCTAACATTGAGGATGATCTAGGCATAATGTTTAAAGTGAATGATGGGAAGACGAAGAAAGATGTGTATGACTTTGGAAGTGTGCTTTTTGAACTGATTACAGGGGAAACATACAATGAGCTGACTCGTTCATGCACCAGAACTAATATATGTGGTGACCCTTCAAATTTCTATAATGCCATTGATAAATCTCTAACTGGGGAAGGATTTGAAAATGAAGTTTGTGCTCTTCTAAAGATTGCTTGTGAGTGTGTTAAGCCTTTACCAGATCAAAGACCAACAATGCTAGAAGTTTACAACAATATAAGCAATGTAAAGAAGGGGCGACATGGCTATAGTGATGATTTTGACGCATTAAGGGGATCATCGGAAATTGTTTCGTCTAATTCTACAAACGAAATTATCGAGTTATAA